The sequence CACGCTCCTCTTCCAACAGATCCAATGTGTCCTGTGGCAACAATCCACGTGACCATTTGCTGCCTTTATAACTGCTGTAGGTGCCCAACTCCGCAGCAAGATCGCTGCTCGCTTCATAAGCATAATAAGCAATCGCCTCCATCGCCTCGTCATTGAACTCCACCGCCTCTTTCGAAGCAAACGGCAGCCCTTTCGCATACAACGCATATTGCAAGCCCATCACCCCAAGTCCAATCGGACGGTGTTTCGTATTGGAATTCCGCGCGGCTTCGGTCGGATAAAAATTGATGTCGATGACATTGTCCAAAGCACGCACCGCCATGCGGATCGTCTCACGCAATTTCACATGATCAATGTCGCCCGCATCATCCAGATGGTTCTCCAAAATCACCGATCCCAAATTGCAAACCGCCGTCTCATCCGCGCTGGTGTTCAGCGTGATTTCCGTGCAGAGGTTGCTGCTGTGAATGACACCCGCATGATCCTGTGGACTGCGCACGTTGCAGGGATCTTTGAAGGTGATCCAAGGATGACTCGTTTCAAACAACGCCCCCAACATCTTCTTCCACAAATCGAGGGCCTGCACGCGTTTGCCATACAACTCACCCTTCTCCACGCGCTTCTCATAAGCGACATAAGCCTCCTCAAATTTACGACCGTAAAGATCGTGCAGATCCGGCACGTCATTGGAACGGAACAAGGTCCACTGCTCACGTGCTTCCATGCGTTTCATGAACAAATCGGGAATCCAGTTCGCGGTGTTCATGTCATGCGTGCGGCGACGCTCGTCACCGGTGTTGATGCGCAACTCAAGAAAGTCTTCGATGTCGTTGTGCCAGGTCTCAAGATACGCGCAGCCCGATCCACGACGTTTGCCGCCCTGGTTCACCGCCACCAACTGATCATTGTGCAGCTTCAAGAAAGGAATCACACCCTGGCTCTCACCATTCGTGCCTTTGATGTAACCCCCCGTGCCACGCACCGAAGTCCATGACCCACCAAGACCACCCGCCCACTTGCTGAGGAAAGCGTTCTCCGCGATCCCACGAATCATGATCGATTCAATGGAGTCATCCACCTTGTAAAGATAACAGGAGCTCAACTGACTGTGCATCGTGCCGCTGTTGAACAAGGTCGGCGTGCTGCTGCAGAAACGACGGCTCTTATACAAACGATACAACGCCAAAATCCGCTCCGATGCGTTCTCCTCCGCAATGAACAAGCCCATCGCCACCCGCATCCAGAACAACTGAGGTGTCTCCAGACGACGATGCGGTTTGACCTTTTTGTCGACGATCAAATAACGGTCATACAAGGTGCTGATGCCCATGTAATCAAAGTCAAGATCCGCCGCCGGATCCAGCGCATCGGCCAGCTTGTCGATCTCATAATCCAACAACTTCGGATTCAAACGCTCGATCTCCACCCCACGGATCAAATTGCGACGGAACGCGCGACGATGAAACGCCTGCAACTGCCCAACGCCATCCCGCACGATGTCCCAGCCCAACACCTCTTCATAAATGTAGCTGAGGTGAATCCGCGCCGCAAACTTGGTAAAATCCGCATCACGCTGCATCAACGACTTCGCATTCAATGTCACCGTCAGATTCAACTGCTCAATGGTGATGTCACTCTGAATCGAACGACGCAGTTCCGTCTCAATTTCATCGCGCGTCAGATTCAGATCCAATCCCAGCATCGCAAACTCGATGCGCTTCTTCAGATCGAGACCATCCCAGAGAATCGTCTCCTTGTCATTGAGCCGCACCACGATGAACAACTGCTGCGCATCTTCACTCAACGCCTTCGCCTTTTCGGCCTCAACCGCCGCCGGTTCATCGATCTCGCGCTGACGCTGACGCAGTTCGCGATACTGAATATACGCTTTCGCCACTTTGAAATGGCCCTGACGCATAATCTCTTCTTCGACCAAATCCTGCAACTGCTCAATGTGAATGAACTGCTTGTGATCCGATGCCAGTTGACTGCTCAATGCCTCTGCAATTCCCACCGCCGGGGCGGAATCCAGCTCCAGTGAAAGGAACGCCTTGCGCACCGCCACTTCGATCTTGTTCGGGTTCCATGCCACCACCTGGCCATTGCGACGAATGACCTTCGTGGGCACCTGCAAAGCGGCAGGATTGTTGTCGTAATCTTGATTCATTTTGTCGAAATACTGACGTCGTGCCATCACACTGCGCGCCACATCATGCGCGTTGTTGCGAATGAGCACACTCTCAATCGCGGTATAAATTTCATGTGGATCCAGCAACACCATGCTGTCACCAAACTGCTCCGCCGTCTTGCGTGCCCGCTGATTCAATTCCTGCGCCACCAACAAACTAAACAACTTCACCTGACGACGATTCTCTTCATTAAAAATGTCGTCCTGTTTACGCGCCACCATCAAATCCGCCAGCGCATTGCCGATGGTGTCCGCAATCTCCTGCAAATTGAAATCACGCTGTTCCCCGCCCACCTTTACCTTCAACGGACGCTGTGGTGCCACGCCTTCGGCCAGCGTATCATCACTCCATTGAAACCGCGCCTTTTGATCTTTCGGCGTGGTGGCAAGACGCTTAAGCGCGAGGTCTTCGTTGTAAAGGTTACGGGAGATCATGGTGGTGGTTGCTGGTGCAGGTTGACGGTTGCTGGCGGATGGGAGTTTTTAAGAGGAAAGAAGGATCACCATCGGAATATCATTCAGTATGGCAGCCTCCCGATTGACGAACAAAAAGGACGGAAGTCGGTTCAATGGTGAGCCTTAAAGCTCATCATCACTGGCCATCGCCAACGCGCTCTTTTTGGAGTAGTCGGTGACCTTGCTTTCGAAGAAATTCGTCTCTTTACGCATGTCCTGAATTTCAGACAGCCAAGGAAATGGATTGGTGATGCCAGGGTTCAATGCGGGCAATCCACAACCCTGCAAACGACGGTCGGCAATGTAGTCGATGTAAAGTTCAAACTCGCCAGCGCTCAGCCCGACGGAACTCATCGGCAGGCAATCGCGAATGAACGCCTTCTCCAGCATCACCGCCTCCTGCATCGTAGCGACCAGATCAGCACGGAAGTCCGCCGTCCAGATTTCCGGATTCTCATCCACCAGATCCATGAACAACGAACGGCACAGCTCGATGTGGTTCGATTCATCGCGCAACGTGTATTGGAACATGTTGCCAATGCCCGGGAATTTGCCCTGACGCGACAGACCCAAAATCATCCCGAACAACCCGTAAAACTGCGTGCCTTCCATGCACTGGCCAAACACAAAAATATTCTTCGCGAACAGCTTCTTGTTCACCGGATCGGTCAGATCGATGTCACGACGCAGTTCGCGCGACACCTTCGTCACAAACTCGTTCTTCCGCTTGATCGTCTCAATCTGCTCAAACATCGCCTCGCACTCATGCGGGTTGATGCCCAGTGAAGAGATCATATAAAGCAGCGAATCCGCATGGATGTTCTCCTCATGCGCATGCCGACCCAACACCAGTTTCAACTCTGGTGCCGTCACCAGTTCGCGCACCACGTGCAAAATGTTGTCCCCAACAATCCCCTCGGCCGCCGAAAAGTAGCCAATCCCCATGCGAATGATCCAGCGATGCACATCCGAAGTGTCCGGATCGCGCCATTGCTCGATGTCCTTCTGCATCTGAATGTCCTCAGGCTCCCAATGGTTGGCCTTCATCGTCCGATACAAATCATAAGCCCACTTGTATTTCAGCGGCAGCAGGTTGAACGCTTCCGATTTGCGGCCATTGATGACCTTTTTGGCGGCATAAGCCTCTTCGGCCTTGTCCTGATCGAGCACAAAAGTGCGGCTTCCTAAAGTGAATGTTTTTTCCATGAACGGACGAAGATTATTGGGTTGCGGTTGAGGTGAAGACGAGGACGAATCCACCCGGAAAAAGTTGAATCACACGCTGCGGCAGAAATGAGTGCAATCGTTATGAACACTATATCTAGGCGGCGCGAGGAAGAGACTACACAATATATAGGGGTGCGCCAAGTAGAAACTACAATTTGTTGGGGTTGGTGCCCATCCGGCAAGTCGCATTTGACGCAGTGCGTAGGCGAGCACGCCGATAATCTTTTTTCTCACGTAAAAAGTGCATCCTTGCGAATCATTTCCGTCGAGTAAAAGCGCAAAATATGCGCATGTTTCCCAACTCCCTCAAGTTGAGCCCCATCGGCCCGATTTGGCTCTTCGCAGTAATGGGAAGGCGCAATCAGGTGACAATTGAACATCACCGGCAACTGGAATTCCATGCGGTTCTCCAATCCAAGAATCGACACTAAACGTCACTGCAAATATTTTTTGCCCACTGTTCATTGCCTCACCCATCGCCGCGATCGCACGAGGCCGGCCCAAGATGCCGGGGTGAGTTCAGGACTGCAGACCGCGTCGACCTCAACTTTTCATCAAGCGGCGAAACCGCAGTGTTGCAGAAGGCACATCTTCCCCCGCGACGGGTTCGTTGTGGACTGGGGTGGCCTGCCGCCGCTTTGGGAGGCGAAGCTAGCTGCGCTCCGGTGGGACAGATAAGATGCCCCTTGGGGCAGAAGAAGGTATTGCGGCTTTGTGCCTATGGCTGACACGAACCGGCAGGCCGGTTCCGGAAAAGCGGCGGCAAGCCGCCGCAGTCCACAGCGCCACACGCGCACAACTGCACTCAGCACATACAGCTTTGACCCAATGCATTTACAAGTTGCCGAGCGCCTGTTTGAGCTTTCTAAAATCAAACTGGGGGAAGATTCAAATCCTGCTCTGCACTTCATGGGCAACCAGACGGCAGTCTCTCCATCTCTCCTCCCACTACCGACTACCTCCAACCATCCATCAGCCACCTCCCCATCATTCGTCGCTCGCGCCACTTGCAATCCCAAAAACCTGCTTTAATCTCCGTGCTCGCCAATTTGTTTTGGCGAACCAGGAGAGATGGCTGAGTGGTTGAAGGCACCTGATTCGAAATCAGACGTAGGGTCAAACCTACCGTGGGTTCAAATCCCACTCTCTCCGCCACATTATCAACGAATTACAACGATTGATAAAGTAACAATTCGATAGGCAAAACAGAGGGTTTAACCCTTTTTGAAGCTGCCCAATCTTTCACTCAGGCCAAAACGGTCTGGTCTTCGATGGTCTCAACAAGAACTCCATTGGTGCGGTAGCCTTTGCGCTTTCTATACCCTTCTCAAGATCAAACCGCCCAACAAGCAGAGCAGTCCAAGCCAGCTAAACCAATGCCCTGCAGGCTTGGGTTGTGAGGCAACAGGCAGGTTGGCAAGCAGCCGATCCACATAGTAGGTGGGCAACGTGGTGAGTGCGTCAGGGACCTCACCATCCAAACGATATTCAGCAGGGTAGGGCGCGTGATAGTGCCTTACCTCCAGCTTGTCTTCAGTGGTGTCATGCAGCCGCAGGCTAAGATGTTTGCTCGATCCGAGTGGCAGTCGCGCCTGATATCTTCCCAGACCCGTCTCCAGCATTTTGATGTCTTGAGTATTGCCATTTTGGTCAAGTGTCTGCACCTTCCACTGCAGATGATTTAGAGGCGACGCATCTTCCCCACGGCGATCCACGTCAATGACCCATTCGCCATGGTTCACTTCATCACGCACCGTGACCCCTTCCGTATCCGCCTTCCTCAATGCACCTCGCAACACCTGGGCCCAGAAGGCGCCACATCCATCCCACACCAGCCACTCACCACCCCAGTTTTCCGTAAGATCAGAGGTGTAGGCCAGCCCTATGCCCAAACCAAAACGGCCCACCGCCAGCATTGGATCACCCTGCTCAGCCGCCAGCAGGACCTGCGCAGATGGCTTCGCTTCGGTCATCACATAGCCCAAAATCACCGGTAAGCCATCAGCATCATAACCCGCCAGCATCGGATGTTCAGTAATTCCAACAGGTTGGAACAATCCTTCCTGCACTGCCGACTTGGACGCCTGCGCTGTTTCTTTGGTGAAAATCTGCGGCAGACTTTGCGGATCATTACTCTCGTAATATCGCCCTCTGCCGACATCCGCGATCTGCTGCAGCAGTTCACGTGCGGCACCTTCTCCCAACCCCACAGAGGACACCGTCACTCCAGAGTTCACCATTTCTTGTGTCAAGCCAAGATGGTCTGCATCCTGCGTCTGACCATCGGTCAGGCAAATCATGTGCTTCACCTTGGCGGAGGTGCGCTCCAGCATTTCCTTACCAAGCACCATGCCAGGATACATGTTCGTGCCTCCACTGGCCTCCATGGAGTCAATAGCCGCCTGGATGGTGCCCTGCTGCGAAGCGGATGTCAGCTCACAAAACACCTGCGCATCCCCATCAAAACCAATCACCGCAATTTGATCTTGCTGACCAAGCAGCTCCGCAGCGCTCTTGGCAGCCTGACGTGCCAGCTCCATTGGCAGGCCTTGCATGGAACCGGATTTATCAATTACCAACACCATGGCCAGCGATGGCTTTTCCTTCTCTTTCTCAAATCGGGAAATCAACGGCAACACCTCTTCCACCGGGGTTTTATAATAACCGCCAAGGCCAAAGCTGTTCTCCGAACCCGTCATGATGAGACCACCCCCAAAGTCTGCCACATAACGGCGCAGCAGATTCATCTGGCGTGGGGTCATGTCGGTTGCGGAGAGGTTGGCAATCATCACCGCGTCAAAGGATAGCAACTCCTCCATCGTATCCGGCAGGCCGCGCTTGCCACGCAGATCCACATCAAAGTCCTGCTCTTTCAAGGCTCTAGTAAACAAACGCATCTTGCGTTCATCCTCATGGATCACCAGCAGCCTTGGCTTGCCTTTTACCGTGATGGTGGTGGTGGCGTGATTGTTGACTGCGAAATGGTCTTTGGCAGGGACCAGTTCAGCGCTCCACACCGTCGGGCCCGGCGTGTTCATTTCGGTGTCAAACCACACCCGTGCTTCCTGCCCGGGCTTCAATTCAACTTCCTTCTCCTGCACCGCCACGCCTTTGTTTAACAATCGGACTTTGGCATTCATGGGTTGATTGGTCACCACACGGGCAGTCAGCCGCAATACCTCTCCATGAAATGCCAGGGAAGAGGCACTGTCCAAACCCACCAGTGCGGCTTCCGGTGCGGTCAGCCCTTTCAGTGGAACAAACAAGACATCCACGTCTTCATCCCGCAGTTGCTCCAGGGAGGCCTCGGTCTTTTCTTCAGTATCCACCCCATCGGTAAAAACAATCAGTCGTCTGGCTTTGCCAGATGGAAAGGCGAGGCGCGCTGCAAGTAAACTCTCCCCTATCTTGGAGTGCGCACGAAAGGCATCATCAGCCAGGCCCTTGTCCCATGATTCAAGCATGGTGCGGAAATCGGCCAGCGGCTTTTCCCGTAATCCATCAGCCATGGCGAACAACGTGCTGCTATCTCCCTGTCGCAGTTTTTTCACCCCAGCATCCACCTGATCCAACGCGCCCTTCGCCGATGCCAGATCAACCGACTGCGAGACATCGACCATAAAGACGATATGAGCTTCATCGCTCTTCTCCCTGACAAACGGCTGACACAATGCCAGCACCAGCAAAACAATGCCAAGGACTCTCAACAGAAAAGCCCCCAGCATCAAACCACGCGGGCGATCAACCAAGGTATAATGAAATCCGACTGCCACTCCAATGAGCAGCAACAGCCAGAGCAAGGGTGTCCAGGAAGTGAAGTCCATCATTTAGCCAACCTTCCTCCGATGATAAAGAATGGATTCGCCAGTCAGCAGCACCACTGCCCCCACCAGCAGCCAGTAACTCGGCGCATAGCCACTGGCCAGCGGCGCGGTGGACTCTTTGATTTCAGCACTGCCCGCTAGTGATTCAGCCGAAGCAATCACCGACACACCTGCCGTCCATTGGCCCGCACCTGAGTCGATTGTCACCTCATGGAATCCCGCCTCATTCAGAGCACCAGTTTCCGGCCCAGTGAACGCTATTTCAGTGGTGGAAGATGCAGAAGATTTCAACACCGCAGATTGCCCCTCTGCAAGTCCCGGCACGCGCAATGCACTGCCTGTGGCCAGCGTTGCTGCCGGCATGACTTCACGATTCGCCAGATGCAACGCCGCATTGTGAATCAGCACTGGAAACCATGCGGACAGATAGAAACGTGATGTCGTTGGATCAAGGTTGAGCACCGCCTGCGTGTGCTCGCCACGACGCAGCAGGTAGATCAAAGGCGTGCCTCCTTCATCTGCCACCAGCACCACCGCACCGGCAGGAGCCTTCAAGCGTTTCGCCCCGCTGTAGGACAATGTCTCCGCATCCAGATAACGCAGCAGCGGATGCTCCTTCGCAATTACCTGCGGCACCACCGGTTCGGGCAATTCCTCGCCCAGTTCCAGCCACAGCTCAGACTCTGCTTGGGGATGAATGACAATGGCACTCCCCTGTTTCGGTGGCGACCCCTTGGCCAGCGTGAACTTTGCCTTCTCAGCCTTCTCTGCCAGGGTTAACAATTGATCACTTCGCTCAAATGCAGCCACCACCTGCTGCCAGAAGAAGGGATCATCGCCCGCTAGCGCCACCGGCAGAGGCTCTGTGGGAGCAACAAAAAAGTGCGCCGTGTCATCCACAGCCAAAGCATCTTCTATGGACAAAGAAGCCGTCCATTTCCCGCGAGGTGCATCGTCCAGCGTCATCGTGATGGCTGGGTTCTCATCAGGCTTCAAGGTGACCGGCACCACCTTCATCAGCTGCCCGCTGTCTTCATGCGTCAGCAGCAAATCACAGGACACTTCCTCATGGAATGACGACACCGGTATGATAAACAATCCGAGGCGATCCGAACCTCCAGGCAAAGGACGCAGGTCCGCATGAGCAATGCCGACGTTCGGCTCATCACTCGCAATGCGCAGCACTTCAACCTGTGGCAGTCGCTCACCAGCATCCAGCG comes from Phragmitibacter flavus and encodes:
- a CDS encoding vWA domain-containing protein, which gives rise to MTFLAPAFLWTFAALAALAMIYFLKVRPRKKTVTAYFLWQRIFTEKKASALFKRLRDLWSLLLMALAFAAVALALAEPDLHGDKREDLLIVIDHSVSMSAKQGGTTRLDLAKEKARSIIKGLHGAQRAAVASFADTTHILAHPTRHRKALLDAVNQISPTQLASRVDALHALQPGSERATKLRMLLITDAALDAGERLPQVEVLRIASDEPNVGIAHADLRPLPGGSDRLGLFIIPVSSFHEEVSCDLLLTHEDSGQLMKVVPVTLKPDENPAITMTLDDAPRGKWTASLSIEDALAVDDTAHFFVAPTEPLPVALAGDDPFFWQQVVAAFERSDQLLTLAEKAEKAKFTLAKGSPPKQGSAIVIHPQAESELWLELGEELPEPVVPQVIAKEHPLLRYLDAETLSYSGAKRLKAPAGAVVLVADEGGTPLIYLLRRGEHTQAVLNLDPTTSRFYLSAWFPVLIHNAALHLANREVMPAATLATGSALRVPGLAEGQSAVLKSSASSTTEIAFTGPETGALNEAGFHEVTIDSGAGQWTAGVSVIASAESLAGSAEIKESTAPLASGYAPSYWLLVGAVVLLTGESILYHRRKVG
- a CDS encoding ribonucleotide-diphosphate reductase subunit beta — translated: MEKTFTLGSRTFVLDQDKAEEAYAAKKVINGRKSEAFNLLPLKYKWAYDLYRTMKANHWEPEDIQMQKDIEQWRDPDTSDVHRWIIRMGIGYFSAAEGIVGDNILHVVRELVTAPELKLVLGRHAHEENIHADSLLYMISSLGINPHECEAMFEQIETIKRKNEFVTKVSRELRRDIDLTDPVNKKLFAKNIFVFGQCMEGTQFYGLFGMILGLSRQGKFPGIGNMFQYTLRDESNHIELCRSLFMDLVDENPEIWTADFRADLVATMQEAVMLEKAFIRDCLPMSSVGLSAGEFELYIDYIADRRLQGCGLPALNPGITNPFPWLSEIQDMRKETNFFESKVTDYSKKSALAMASDDEL
- a CDS encoding ribonucleoside-diphosphate reductase subunit alpha — translated: MISRNLYNEDLALKRLATTPKDQKARFQWSDDTLAEGVAPQRPLKVKVGGEQRDFNLQEIADTIGNALADLMVARKQDDIFNEENRRQVKLFSLLVAQELNQRARKTAEQFGDSMVLLDPHEIYTAIESVLIRNNAHDVARSVMARRQYFDKMNQDYDNNPAALQVPTKVIRRNGQVVAWNPNKIEVAVRKAFLSLELDSAPAVGIAEALSSQLASDHKQFIHIEQLQDLVEEEIMRQGHFKVAKAYIQYRELRQRQREIDEPAAVEAEKAKALSEDAQQLFIVVRLNDKETILWDGLDLKKRIEFAMLGLDLNLTRDEIETELRRSIQSDITIEQLNLTVTLNAKSLMQRDADFTKFAARIHLSYIYEEVLGWDIVRDGVGQLQAFHRRAFRRNLIRGVEIERLNPKLLDYEIDKLADALDPAADLDFDYMGISTLYDRYLIVDKKVKPHRRLETPQLFWMRVAMGLFIAEENASERILALYRLYKSRRFCSSTPTLFNSGTMHSQLSSCYLYKVDDSIESIMIRGIAENAFLSKWAGGLGGSWTSVRGTGGYIKGTNGESQGVIPFLKLHNDQLVAVNQGGKRRGSGCAYLETWHNDIEDFLELRINTGDERRRTHDMNTANWIPDLFMKRMEAREQWTLFRSNDVPDLHDLYGRKFEEAYVAYEKRVEKGELYGKRVQALDLWKKMLGALFETSHPWITFKDPCNVRSPQDHAGVIHSSNLCTEITLNTSADETAVCNLGSVILENHLDDAGDIDHVKLRETIRMAVRALDNVIDINFYPTEAARNSNTKHRPIGLGVMGLQYALYAKGLPFASKEAVEFNDEAMEAIAYYAYEASSDLAAELGTYSSYKGSKWSRGLLPQDTLDLLEEERGVKVDVPRGGKMDWTPVREKIAKQGMRNSNVLAIAPTATISNIMGSSPCIEPLFSNAFAKSNLGGQFFVLNPYLIKDLKKRGLWTEEIRGQLKYHHGELNPIDEIPADLKRKYATAFAVDWAFVIESAARRQKWIDQSQSVNLWLAERDMRPMSHMYRAAWRQGLKTTYYLRTIASSNIEQADSTTAKKLSGVIAQTVAASTAGAASAAADPKEYAEFIAAARAKAQAGEDCEMCQ
- a CDS encoding VWA domain-containing protein; this encodes MMDFTSWTPLLWLLLLIGVAVGFHYTLVDRPRGLMLGAFLLRVLGIVLLVLALCQPFVREKSDEAHIVFMVDVSQSVDLASAKGALDQVDAGVKKLRQGDSSTLFAMADGLREKPLADFRTMLESWDKGLADDAFRAHSKIGESLLAARLAFPSGKARRLIVFTDGVDTEEKTEASLEQLRDEDVDVLFVPLKGLTAPEAALVGLDSASSLAFHGEVLRLTARVVTNQPMNAKVRLLNKGVAVQEKEVELKPGQEARVWFDTEMNTPGPTVWSAELVPAKDHFAVNNHATTTITVKGKPRLLVIHEDERKMRLFTRALKEQDFDVDLRGKRGLPDTMEELLSFDAVMIANLSATDMTPRQMNLLRRYVADFGGGLIMTGSENSFGLGGYYKTPVEEVLPLISRFEKEKEKPSLAMVLVIDKSGSMQGLPMELARQAAKSAAELLGQQDQIAVIGFDGDAQVFCELTSASQQGTIQAAIDSMEASGGTNMYPGMVLGKEMLERTSAKVKHMICLTDGQTQDADHLGLTQEMVNSGVTVSSVGLGEGAARELLQQIADVGRGRYYESNDPQSLPQIFTKETAQASKSAVQEGLFQPVGITEHPMLAGYDADGLPVILGYVMTEAKPSAQVLLAAEQGDPMLAVGRFGLGIGLAYTSDLTENWGGEWLVWDGCGAFWAQVLRGALRKADTEGVTVRDEVNHGEWVIDVDRRGEDASPLNHLQWKVQTLDQNGNTQDIKMLETGLGRYQARLPLGSSKHLSLRLHDTTEDKLEVRHYHAPYPAEYRLDGEVPDALTTLPTYYVDRLLANLPVASQPKPAGHWFSWLGLLCLLGGLILRRV